One genomic segment of Mycolicibacterium chubuense NBB4 includes these proteins:
- a CDS encoding RDD family protein — protein sequence MVGTRGSGLGSWLSGPGASEPGKYPGERLGLPERGPGSIAGFGRRIAALLIDWFIAYGLVGLVSSVGLISRQQFLYSSSSSTAIAVVWVVLGIVSVRLFGFTPGQLALGLRVASVDHRQHVGIGRATARGLLVFLVLPALFTDSDLRGYQDRLTNTAVVRR from the coding sequence ATGGTCGGCACACGTGGCTCGGGTCTCGGGTCGTGGCTCTCCGGGCCCGGCGCCTCCGAGCCGGGCAAGTATCCGGGCGAGCGCCTGGGCCTGCCCGAGCGCGGCCCCGGCTCGATCGCCGGCTTCGGCAGGCGGATCGCGGCCCTGCTCATCGACTGGTTCATCGCCTACGGCCTGGTCGGGCTCGTCAGCAGTGTCGGACTGATCAGTCGGCAGCAGTTCCTCTACTCCAGCTCCAGCTCGACGGCCATCGCCGTGGTCTGGGTGGTGCTCGGCATCGTGTCGGTCCGGCTCTTCGGCTTCACTCCCGGCCAGCTCGCGCTGGGTCTGCGGGTGGCGTCGGTGGATCACCGGCAGCACGTCGGGATCGGCCGCGCCACTGCGCGCGGCCTGCTGGTGTTCCTGGTGCTGCCGGCCTTGTTCACCGACAGCGACCTGCGTGGTTATCAGGACCGCTTGACCAACACCGCCGTGGTGCGGCGCTAG
- the glnA gene encoding type I glutamate--ammonia ligase, translating to MAEKTADDIIKLIRDENVEYVDIRFCDLPGVVQHFSIPASAFDESVFEDGLAFDGSSVRGFQSIHESDMMLLPDPATARIDPFRAAKTLNLNFFVHDPFTREAYSRDPRNVARKAENYLTSTGIADTCYFGAEAEFYIFDSVSFDSRINGTFYEVDSESGWWNTGEPFEADGSANRGYKVRPKGGYFPVAPYDHYVDLRDEMATNLQNAGFVLERGHHEVGTAGQAEINYKFNTLLHAADDVLLFKYIIKNTAWQNGKTVTFMPKPLFGDNGSGMHAHQSLWKDGKPLFHDESGYAGLSDLARHYIGGILHHAPSLLAFTNPTVNSYKRLVPGYEAPINLVYSQRNRSACVRIPITGNNPKAKRLEFRCPDSSGNPYLAFAAMLMAGIDGIKRKIEPLAPVDKDLYELPPEEAASIPQAPTSLSSVIDKLEEDHEYLTEGGVFTNDLIETWITYKRENEIMPVQIRPHPYEFALYYDV from the coding sequence GTGGCAGAAAAGACGGCCGACGACATCATCAAGCTGATCAGGGACGAGAATGTCGAGTACGTCGACATTCGCTTCTGCGATCTGCCCGGCGTCGTCCAGCACTTCTCGATCCCGGCGTCGGCGTTCGACGAGAGCGTGTTCGAGGACGGTCTCGCATTCGACGGCTCGTCGGTGCGCGGCTTCCAGTCGATCCACGAGTCCGACATGATGCTGCTGCCCGACCCGGCCACCGCGCGCATCGACCCGTTCCGTGCGGCCAAGACGCTGAACCTCAACTTCTTCGTGCACGACCCGTTCACGCGTGAGGCTTACTCTCGCGACCCCCGCAACGTCGCCCGCAAGGCCGAGAACTACCTGACCAGCACCGGCATCGCCGACACCTGCTACTTCGGCGCGGAGGCGGAGTTCTACATCTTCGACTCGGTGAGCTTCGACTCCCGGATCAACGGCACCTTCTACGAGGTGGACTCCGAGTCGGGCTGGTGGAACACCGGCGAGCCGTTCGAGGCCGACGGCAGCGCCAACCGCGGCTACAAGGTGCGCCCCAAGGGCGGCTACTTCCCCGTCGCCCCGTACGACCACTACGTCGACCTGCGCGACGAGATGGCCACCAACCTGCAGAACGCCGGGTTCGTCCTCGAGCGCGGCCACCACGAGGTGGGCACCGCCGGCCAGGCCGAGATCAACTACAAGTTCAACACCCTGCTGCACGCAGCCGACGACGTGTTGCTGTTCAAATACATCATCAAGAACACGGCATGGCAGAACGGCAAGACCGTGACGTTCATGCCCAAGCCGCTGTTCGGTGACAATGGCTCCGGTATGCACGCCCACCAGTCGCTGTGGAAGGACGGCAAGCCGCTGTTCCACGACGAGTCGGGCTACGCCGGCCTCTCGGACCTGGCGCGCCACTACATCGGTGGCATCCTGCACCACGCGCCGTCGCTGCTGGCGTTCACCAACCCGACGGTGAACTCCTACAAGCGGCTGGTGCCGGGCTACGAGGCCCCGATCAACCTGGTCTACAGCCAGCGCAACCGCAGCGCCTGCGTCCGCATCCCGATCACCGGCAACAACCCGAAGGCCAAGCGGCTCGAGTTCCGCTGCCCGGACAGCTCGGGCAACCCGTACCTGGCGTTCGCCGCCATGCTGATGGCCGGCATCGACGGCATCAAGCGCAAGATCGAGCCGCTGGCCCCGGTCGACAAGGACCTCTACGAGCTGCCGCCTGAGGAGGCCGCCAGCATCCCGCAGGCACCGACGTCGCTGTCGTCGGTGATCGACAAACTCGAAGAGGACCACGAGTACCTCACCGAGGGCGGCGTGTTCACCAACGACCTGATCGAAACGTGGATCACGTACAAGCGCGAGAACGAGATCATGCCCGTGCAGATCCGGCCTCACCCCTACGAGTTCGCGCTGTACTACGACGTGTAA
- a CDS encoding alpha/beta fold hydrolase has protein sequence MTHTSHTLDVPGGRLHYEVRGKGPILAVIGSPMDTADFAGLADALAVSRTVITMDPRGISASVVDDPHQDATPQLRGDDVIAILDALGAGTADVFGSSGGAVTGLALVARHPGRVGTLVAHEPPLLELLPDAAEQRAKTDDVVETFHTQGIGAAWMKFMANAGFAVGGDIAPADSAREPSAQELSNSAHFFDHHLRPTTRFVPDVATLTSSSTRIVVGIGVDSRHLITYRTTHALADLLGTPPVEFPADHAGFLAAPEEFATRLVDVMRS, from the coding sequence ATGACGCATACCTCGCACACTCTCGATGTGCCCGGCGGCCGCTTGCACTACGAGGTCCGCGGCAAGGGACCGATCCTCGCGGTCATCGGATCACCGATGGACACCGCCGACTTCGCCGGCCTGGCCGATGCTTTGGCGGTCAGCCGCACGGTGATCACCATGGACCCGCGCGGCATCTCGGCCAGCGTGGTCGACGACCCGCATCAGGACGCGACTCCGCAACTGCGCGGCGACGACGTGATTGCCATCCTGGACGCGCTCGGCGCCGGCACCGCCGATGTGTTCGGCTCCAGTGGCGGCGCAGTGACGGGACTGGCCTTGGTCGCGCGGCACCCCGGGAGGGTCGGCACGCTGGTCGCCCACGAGCCCCCGCTGCTCGAGCTGTTGCCCGACGCGGCCGAACAGCGCGCCAAGACCGACGACGTCGTCGAGACGTTCCACACCCAGGGGATCGGTGCGGCGTGGATGAAGTTCATGGCGAACGCCGGTTTCGCTGTCGGCGGCGACATCGCACCCGCCGATTCCGCGCGCGAGCCGTCGGCGCAGGAGCTGTCCAACAGCGCTCACTTCTTCGATCACCACCTTCGTCCCACCACGCGGTTCGTCCCCGACGTCGCGACGCTGACGAGTTCGTCCACTCGCATCGTCGTCGGTATCGGCGTCGACTCGCGTCATCTGATCACCTACCGCACGACGCACGCCCTCGCCGACCTGCTGGGCACACCGCCTGTCGAATTTCCCGCCGACCACGCCGGATTCCTAGCTGCACCTGAGGAGTTCGCGACGCGGCTCGTCGACGTGATGAGGTCCTGA
- a CDS encoding DoxX family protein — MTRNLDARLASYSSPVLSAFRIVFGLLYTLHGTMKLFGWPLGPAVPSGTWPLWFAAIIEVVLGVLITVGLFTRIAAFIASGEMAVAYFWQHWGILGGHPNNFWPFPNGGNGGELAILYCFAFLLLATMGAGSVSVDGRRRRSVAVRR; from the coding sequence ATGACCCGGAATCTGGACGCCCGCCTGGCGAGCTACTCCTCCCCCGTCCTGAGCGCCTTCCGCATCGTGTTCGGGCTGCTGTACACGCTGCACGGCACGATGAAGCTGTTCGGGTGGCCGCTGGGCCCGGCGGTTCCGTCGGGCACCTGGCCGCTCTGGTTCGCCGCGATCATCGAGGTCGTTCTGGGTGTCCTGATCACCGTCGGGCTGTTCACCCGCATCGCCGCGTTCATCGCCTCGGGTGAGATGGCGGTCGCGTACTTCTGGCAGCACTGGGGAATCCTCGGTGGCCACCCGAACAATTTCTGGCCGTTCCCGAATGGGGGCAACGGCGGCGAGCTGGCGATCCTCTACTGCTTCGCATTCCTGTTGCTTGCAACGATGGGCGCGGGGAGCGTGTCCGTCGACGGGCGACGCCGCCGATCGGTCGCCGTGCGGCGCTGA
- a CDS encoding Ig-like domain-containing protein, protein MGYAKHIGRIGALAITLGVGVGIGTSPGIALADEPGTSTSSTADSSPGAAAKGTSHASPASRRAARKAARTHTGPSEDSQGGATTGTAAEDDTTAAEDVDAADPAGGEEKPEPTPARHRSGKAVRAVATAPRSAASEDASATVTHERTVEAAESAPSTEPGPDATTAARTAASASRDVPVEAADGVTAPAEPPVAEPTSVTLTSVLSSLFGRGGVPAVPAESPALWVLAAAARRQLGKTDTADAQTNALAQIAANSDPVAGAPVVSQPDSSGVVTGYVIVADADGDPLTYVVGNPGNGKVAVTQDAGVFSFAYTPTATARHAAASDTGAKTDSFILTFSDGNGGTATSTVTVAIAPVNAEPTARARSSVSLFSADVHGRIVVRDPDKDTVTFAATPTAKGGTVAIDEKGRFTYTPTAEAQHAAAAADATDADKTDTFDVTVADGHGGSTTVTVTVKVKPGNRAPTATVRTWSSPFSADVIGVVRARDAEKDPVTFTASPSAKGGTVTIDARGRFTYTPTDEARHAAAATDAPKRDTVDTFAIVVSDDHGGTTKLLVTVNIKPANAAPTNAATTDVFTSPNSGVVTGKVVASDPDGDALTYDIATGGRKGDVGLDAATGMFTYTPSAQARAAASSPFARPRDTMDSFRVTVDDGHGGTTTLRITVGIAPLGNTNQAPTDGNFTASQPNSITGKVTGTVTATDPERDVVTFIGSGPTPKGSVVVSLDGSFSYTPSDSARHQATADGATAADKQDTFTVTAVDGFGGSLDIPVTVAIKPSVNRAPTRGSYTTDADPLTGMVTGVATATDAESDALRYSGTTTTGKGSVIVAGNGGFTYTPTDDARAAAGAPGATRQDKQDTFDVVVDDGHGGTLTIVVKVPVVAAPALGVLV, encoded by the coding sequence GTGGGATATGCAAAGCACATCGGGCGAATCGGGGCGCTGGCGATCACGCTTGGCGTCGGGGTCGGGATCGGCACCTCTCCGGGAATCGCGTTAGCCGACGAGCCGGGGACGTCCACCAGCTCTACCGCGGATAGTTCGCCGGGTGCAGCCGCCAAGGGAACCTCGCACGCGTCGCCGGCGTCCAGGAGGGCCGCGAGGAAGGCTGCGAGAACCCACACCGGGCCGTCCGAGGACTCCCAGGGCGGAGCCACCACCGGCACCGCCGCCGAGGACGACACGACGGCCGCCGAGGACGTCGACGCTGCCGACCCCGCCGGCGGCGAGGAGAAGCCGGAACCCACACCGGCGCGACACCGGTCGGGCAAGGCGGTCCGCGCGGTGGCCACCGCCCCGCGGTCCGCAGCGTCGGAGGATGCGTCCGCCACGGTCACGCACGAGCGCACGGTCGAGGCGGCCGAGTCTGCGCCGTCGACCGAACCCGGGCCGGATGCGACGACCGCGGCCCGCACAGCCGCCTCCGCGTCACGGGACGTGCCGGTCGAGGCGGCGGACGGTGTCACCGCGCCGGCGGAGCCGCCCGTCGCCGAGCCGACCAGCGTCACATTGACCTCGGTGCTGTCCTCGCTGTTCGGCCGCGGTGGCGTCCCCGCTGTGCCCGCCGAGTCGCCCGCGCTGTGGGTGCTGGCCGCTGCCGCGCGGCGGCAGCTCGGCAAGACCGACACCGCCGACGCCCAGACGAATGCCCTCGCACAGATCGCCGCCAACTCCGATCCCGTCGCCGGAGCTCCGGTGGTCAGCCAACCCGACTCCTCCGGCGTCGTGACCGGGTACGTGATCGTCGCCGATGCCGACGGTGACCCGCTGACCTACGTCGTCGGCAACCCGGGCAACGGCAAAGTCGCCGTCACCCAGGACGCCGGCGTCTTCTCGTTCGCCTATACGCCGACCGCCACAGCCCGGCACGCCGCCGCGAGCGACACCGGTGCCAAGACCGACAGCTTCATCCTCACGTTCAGCGACGGCAACGGCGGCACAGCGACCAGCACGGTCACCGTCGCGATCGCGCCGGTCAACGCGGAGCCCACGGCGCGAGCCAGATCTTCGGTGTCGCTGTTCAGCGCCGACGTGCACGGCCGGATCGTCGTCCGCGATCCCGACAAGGACACCGTCACCTTCGCGGCCACCCCCACCGCCAAGGGCGGCACCGTCGCGATCGACGAGAAGGGCCGGTTCACCTACACGCCGACCGCGGAAGCGCAGCACGCGGCCGCGGCGGCCGACGCCACCGACGCCGACAAGACCGACACGTTCGACGTCACCGTCGCCGACGGCCACGGCGGATCCACCACCGTCACGGTCACGGTCAAGGTGAAACCCGGCAACCGCGCACCCACGGCCACGGTGAGGACGTGGTCGTCGCCGTTCAGCGCCGACGTGATCGGCGTCGTCCGGGCGCGAGATGCGGAGAAGGACCCGGTCACCTTCACTGCGTCGCCCTCGGCCAAGGGCGGCACGGTCACGATCGACGCCAGGGGCAGGTTCACCTACACGCCGACGGATGAGGCACGCCACGCGGCGGCAGCCACCGACGCCCCGAAGAGGGACACGGTGGACACCTTCGCCATCGTCGTCAGCGACGATCACGGCGGCACCACGAAGTTGCTCGTGACCGTCAACATCAAGCCGGCCAATGCGGCGCCGACGAACGCTGCGACCACGGATGTGTTCACCAGCCCCAATAGCGGAGTGGTGACCGGCAAGGTCGTCGCCTCGGATCCCGACGGCGACGCGCTCACCTACGACATCGCCACCGGCGGCCGCAAGGGCGACGTCGGCCTCGACGCGGCAACCGGCATGTTCACCTACACCCCCTCCGCGCAGGCCCGTGCCGCGGCGAGCAGCCCCTTCGCCCGTCCGCGGGACACGATGGACAGCTTCAGGGTCACCGTGGACGACGGCCATGGCGGTACGACGACGCTGCGAATCACGGTCGGCATCGCTCCGCTGGGAAACACGAACCAGGCGCCCACCGACGGCAACTTCACTGCGAGTCAACCCAATTCGATCACCGGCAAGGTGACCGGCACGGTCACGGCCACCGATCCGGAGCGGGACGTGGTGACCTTCATCGGCTCGGGTCCGACACCCAAGGGCAGCGTCGTCGTCAGTCTCGACGGCAGCTTCAGCTACACGCCCAGCGACTCGGCCCGCCACCAGGCGACCGCCGACGGAGCGACCGCCGCCGACAAGCAGGACACGTTCACCGTCACCGCCGTCGACGGGTTCGGCGGATCTCTGGACATACCGGTCACGGTGGCGATCAAGCCGTCGGTGAACAGGGCTCCCACCAGAGGCTCCTACACCACCGACGCCGATCCGCTCACCGGCATGGTGACCGGGGTCGCGACGGCCACGGACGCGGAGTCCGATGCGTTGCGCTACAGCGGCACCACCACGACGGGCAAGGGCAGCGTGATCGTCGCCGGCAACGGTGGCTTCACCTACACGCCGACCGACGACGCCCGTGCGGCCGCCGGAGCGCCCGGCGCGACCCGCCAGGACAAACAGGACACCTTCGACGTCGTCGTCGACGACGGACACGGCGGCACCCTGACCATCGTGGTCAAGGTGCCGGTCGTCGCGGCGCCGGCACTAGGCGTGCTCGTCTAG
- a CDS encoding NAD-dependent epimerase/dehydratase family protein, with protein MALRVGVTGPTGEIGKAAIAALEAHPDVTDIVGMARRPFDPAAQGWTKTVYRQGDILDRGAVDELVADVDVVVHLAFIIMGSRSESARVNLAGTRNVFAATVAASRPRRLVYTSSVAAYGYHSDNPVPITEDVPTRGSAEHYYSEQKAACEAALAEITVDSALEVYILRPCIVAGPKAPALADAMPWNHLPDMVRRVSGALPLLRPFPDPGTPLQLVHHDDVAAAIALAVTTTSAPPGAYNIAADGLLSISDVGEALGALPIRVPRAAAVVTSEVLSRLPFVPSALEWLHAGRTSVVMDTSKAKTKLGWTPRYTAAETLSALAGAVH; from the coding sequence ATGGCATTGCGCGTCGGCGTCACCGGGCCCACAGGAGAAATCGGCAAGGCGGCCATCGCGGCGCTCGAAGCCCATCCCGATGTCACCGACATCGTCGGTATGGCCAGGCGACCGTTCGATCCTGCCGCGCAGGGGTGGACGAAAACGGTCTACCGGCAGGGCGACATCCTCGACCGAGGCGCCGTCGACGAGCTCGTCGCCGATGTCGACGTGGTGGTGCACCTCGCGTTCATCATCATGGGATCGCGCAGTGAGAGCGCCCGCGTCAACCTGGCCGGCACACGCAACGTCTTCGCAGCGACCGTCGCCGCATCCCGGCCTCGCCGGCTCGTGTACACGTCGTCGGTGGCCGCGTACGGCTACCACTCGGACAACCCGGTGCCGATCACCGAGGACGTGCCGACGCGAGGATCGGCGGAGCATTACTACTCCGAGCAGAAGGCCGCCTGCGAAGCGGCGCTCGCCGAGATCACCGTCGACTCCGCGCTCGAGGTCTACATCCTGCGGCCGTGCATCGTGGCCGGCCCCAAGGCGCCCGCACTGGCCGATGCCATGCCGTGGAACCACCTGCCCGACATGGTCCGTCGGGTCTCGGGAGCCCTCCCGCTGCTCCGGCCGTTCCCCGACCCCGGCACCCCTCTGCAGCTGGTGCACCACGACGACGTCGCGGCCGCCATCGCGTTGGCCGTGACCACCACGTCGGCGCCGCCGGGCGCCTACAACATCGCCGCTGACGGACTGCTGTCCATCTCGGACGTCGGCGAGGCGCTCGGCGCGCTGCCGATCAGGGTGCCGCGGGCGGCCGCCGTCGTGACCTCGGAGGTGCTCTCGCGACTGCCGTTCGTGCCCTCGGCGCTGGAGTGGCTGCACGCGGGACGAACGTCGGTCGTGATGGACACCTCGAAGGCGAAGACGAAGCTCGGGTGGACGCCCAGATACACCGCGGCGGAGACGCTCTCGGCGCTGGCCGGTGCCGTCCACTGA